Genomic segment of Microbacterium hydrocarbonoxydans:
CCGCCGCCACGGTGAGATCGGCCTCGCCGACGCCGTCGAGCACCGCATCGGCGCGACCCGCGCTCATGTCGATGCTGAGGCTGCTCGCCGCGCCCTCGATGTCGAGCGCGCCGGCATTCACGGTGATGTCGAGCGCGCCGAAGTCGCCGATCACATCGAGGCTTCCCGCATCCAGCGTCAGGTCGGCGTCGAGCGCCGCATCCTGCAGCTTCTGCGGGAGCGTGAGCACCGCCGACTCCTCATCGCCCACCCAGCTGCCGAACCACCACCCGAATCGGAACTCGGGGCTGCGCACGACGAGATCGTCACCCTCTCGCTCGAGCGTCCACTCCGGTCCTCGGCGGTTGGCGACCGACAGCTCCGCCTCGTCGACGTCACCGAACTCGATGCGCATGTTTCCCGCATCGACGTCGAGGTCGATGCCCTGAATACCCGCGACGTCCTCGGTCTGCAGCGATCCGGTGCTCTCCGTCGACGACGAGACCAGCCCGCCGGTCGCCGCCACCGCCGCGGTCGCGCCCGACCCGAGCAGCGCGATACCTCCCACGATCGCGGTGACGATCATGATCGCTCTCGCGCCGCCCTGACCGGTCGACGGCTCGGTCGCGGTCTGAGGCTGAGCCGGGGCCGGCTCAGCAGGACCGGACGCCGGCGGAGGCGTGAACGGCGTGTGGCCGCCCTGGTGGTCATCGTTGCTCGTGGTCATCGTCCCATTCCTGTCTGTCCGGTCGGCGGCGTACCGCCCGTGTTCTCGATATGCGCCAGCGCGGCGAGCACTCGGCGGTTTCCCGACTCGCCCTGCTCGAGGCCCAGCTTCTGGAAGATCGCGGTGATGTGCTTCTCGACGCTCGCCTCTGAGAGGAAGAGCAGCGCGGCGATCGCCTGATTCGACTTGCCCTCGGCGATCAAGGCCAGCACTGTGCGCTCACGCTCGGTGAGCCGCAGCATCCGGTCGTCTCGGTTGCGACGCGTCAGCAGCTGCGCGACCACCTCGGGATCGAGCACCGTCGCTCCCTCCGAGATGCGCTGCACCGACGCGAGGAACTCCGAGACATCGGCCACGCGGTCCTTGAGCAGATAGCCCAGCGGTCCGCCCTGTGCGGCGATCAGATCGGACGCGTACCGCTCCTCGACGTACTGCGACAGCACGAGCAGCGGCAGAGCGGGGTTCGTGTCGCGAAGGTGCAGTGCGGCACGGATGCCCTCGTCCGTGAAGGTCGGAGGCAACCGCACGTCGAGGATGCACAGTTCCGGAGCAGTCTCGGCGACCGCCTCATCGAGGCCCTCGATGTCGGGCAGCGCCGCGACGACGCTGTGTCCGGCGTCTTCGAGCAGCCGCACGAGACCCTCACGCAGCAGGACGGAGTCCTCGCAGATCAGGATGCGCATGGCACGTTCACCTCCAGGCTGGTCGGTCCGCCGAGCGGGCTCTCGAGGCGGAAGGTTCCGCCCGCAGCCAGAATGCGGTTCGCGATGCCGTCGAGTCCGCCGCCGGGCTGCACCTGCGCACCGCCCATGCCGTTGTCCTCGACGCGAGCCCAGAGGACTCCGCCTTCACGCAGTCGCACGGTCACCCGCGTCTCACTGGCACGGGAGTGCTTCGCCGCGTTGGTGAGCGACTCGGCGATCGAGAAGTACACGGCGGCCTCGGCCTCTCGACTGCAGCGACCGTCCATGCGCACATCGAGGCTCACCGGAATGTGGGAGCGGCTGGCGAGCGCCGACAGCGCGGCGTCGAGTCCTCGGTCATCGAGCACAGAGGCGTGGATGCCTCGGGCGAGCTGTCGCAGCTCGGTGATCGCCGCCTTCGTCGAGGTGTGTGCTTCGGAGATGAGCTCCTTCGCGACAGCGGGGTCGCTGTCGATCTTCTGCTGTGCAAGGCCCAGGGTCATCCCGACCGACACGAGCCGCGGCTGGACGCCGTCGTGCAGGTCGCGCTCGATGCGAGTGCGCTCCAGGTCGGCCGCACGCACCGCTCCCTCCCGCTGCGCACTGCTGGTGCGCACACGCTCGGTGAGCTCGGCCTCACGGCTGCGGATCACGACCGCCAGCGAGATCACGCGGTGCAGCAGGGCGAGCCCGATCATGCCGGCGATGGAGGCGGCGATCCCGAGGATGCCGATCAGCGGCGCCCACGCCGCGTCGATGCCCCCGCCTCCGAACGGGCCGATCACGGTCTCGGTGCCGGCCAGCGGAGCGAAGCAGATCACGATCGACCAGACGACGCCGCATGCCAGCCGCAGCACGATCCAACCGAGAACAGCGGTGATGGCGAAGTTGGCCACCGCCCGCCACATGCGACCGTCGATCGCCTGACGTCCGAGGGAGCGCAGCCACCCGACGAATCCGGGGCGGTCCCGCGGGCGCCACCGAAGAGGTGCGATCGGCGTCGTATACAGCGCGCCGACCCGGGCGACCTCGAACCAGCCGACACCGAAGATCGCGTAGACGAGTCCTACGAGGAGCACGACTCCCACGCCGGCTGCGAAGAGCAAGCCCAGGCCCGTGCCGAGGAGACCCGAGAGGGTCGCGAAGATGAATCCACCGATGACCCCGATGCCGGCGAGATGCAGGATCGTGAGCACGATGCGCAGCGGCGGTTTCGTGGCCGTCGTCGCTGGTGGCGTGGCAGTCTGTGTCGTCATGTCTCCAAGGTACGGCGGTGGTGATCCCGTCGACACCGAGGCAACCCGACACCCTGTTTCGGGTTTTCCCTACTGCTGCCACGTCGACTCGCACCGCTCGACCCGCGCGCGGCCTCAGAGACACAGAAGAAGGGCGGATGCCGAAGCATCCGCCCTTCTTCTTCGCGTGTGGGTCGGCTCAGTTCGAGGTGAAGCCGACGAGCAGGCCGCCGGTCACCTTCACCGCGACGTTGTAGATACCGGCGACGACCGCGCCGAGAACCGTGAAGACGATCAGGTTCAGGATCGAGACCACGGCGGCGAAGGCCATGACCTGCGGCAGACCCGCGACCTCCGAGATCCGCACCGAGTCGCTGGTGATCGTGCCCACGAACTCGTCGGCCTGGCTGATGACGTTGGTCGCCTGCAGCACGAGATAGATCAGGAAGAACGACACCATGGTGACGATCGCGAGCGCGACCGCTCCCAGGAAGGAGAGCTTCACGGCCGACCAGAAGTCGACATAGACGAGGCGCAGGCGAACCTGCTTCCCTCCGGTCTTACGGGTCGACTTCTTCGCCAGCTTGTCGGCTACCGTGCTCATACGTCTGCTTCCTCAGGGTTCTCGGTCGTGTCGGGGGAGGTGGTGGGGGAGTCCGCCTCCGCCTCATCCGATGCGTCGTCCTCGGTGAGGCCCCGCTCACCGTTGCGGGCGATGGCGAGGATCCGGTCGGCTTCCGTCGTCCGTGCGAACACCACTCCCATGGTGTCGCGGCCCTTGGCAGGCACCTCGGCCACGGCAGAGCGTACCACCTTGCCGCTGGAGAGAACCACCAAGACCTCGTCGTCCTCCGAGACCATGAGACCACCCGCGAGAGTGCCTCGATCGTCGTGCAGCTTGGCGACCTTGATGCCGAATCCACCGCGTCCCTGGACGCGATACTCCTCGATCGCGGTGCGCTTGGCGTAGCCGCCGTCGGTCACCACGAACACGTACTGACCGAGCGCCGCGACCGACGCCGAGAGCAGGCTGTCGCCGGCGCGGAACTTCATGCCCTTCACACCGGCGGTCGCACGGCCCATGGGGCGCAGCGCCTCATCCGTGGCGCTGAATCGCACCGACATGCCCTTGCGACTGATCAGCAGGATGTCGTCCTCGGCGTTGACCATCAGCGCCGAGACGAGCTCGTCCTCATCGTTCAGACGGATCGCGATGACACCGCCCTGACGGTTGGTGTCGTAGCTCGCGAGGCTCGTCTTCTTGACCAGGCCGTCGCGCGTCGCGAGCACCAGATAGTCCGCCACCTCGTAGTCGCGGATGTCGAGCA
This window contains:
- a CDS encoding DUF4097 family beta strand repeat-containing protein; the encoded protein is MTTSNDDHQGGHTPFTPPPASGPAEPAPAQPQTATEPSTGQGGARAIMIVTAIVGGIALLGSGATAAVAATGGLVSSSTESTGSLQTEDVAGIQGIDLDVDAGNMRIEFGDVDEAELSVANRRGPEWTLEREGDDLVVRSPEFRFGWWFGSWVGDEESAVLTLPQKLQDAALDADLTLDAGSLDVIGDFGALDITVNAGALDIEGAASSLSIDMSAGRADAVLDGVGEADLTVAAGDLNVELTGRAPTQTTIDVSAGSLDLTVPDESYSIIQDVEAGSLDARVDQSGGARNTIEVSLSAGSATIRPGN
- a CDS encoding response regulator transcription factor; translation: MRILICEDSVLLREGLVRLLEDAGHSVVAALPDIEGLDEAVAETAPELCILDVRLPPTFTDEGIRAALHLRDTNPALPLLVLSQYVEERYASDLIAAQGGPLGYLLKDRVADVSEFLASVQRISEGATVLDPEVVAQLLTRRNRDDRMLRLTERERTVLALIAEGKSNQAIAALLFLSEASVEKHITAIFQKLGLEQGESGNRRVLAALAHIENTGGTPPTGQTGMGR
- a CDS encoding histidine kinase; translation: MTTQTATPPATTATKPPLRIVLTILHLAGIGVIGGFIFATLSGLLGTGLGLLFAAGVGVVLLVGLVYAIFGVGWFEVARVGALYTTPIAPLRWRPRDRPGFVGWLRSLGRQAIDGRMWRAVANFAITAVLGWIVLRLACGVVWSIVICFAPLAGTETVIGPFGGGGIDAAWAPLIGILGIAASIAGMIGLALLHRVISLAVVIRSREAELTERVRTSSAQREGAVRAADLERTRIERDLHDGVQPRLVSVGMTLGLAQQKIDSDPAVAKELISEAHTSTKAAITELRQLARGIHASVLDDRGLDAALSALASRSHIPVSLDVRMDGRCSREAEAAVYFSIAESLTNAAKHSRASETRVTVRLREGGVLWARVEDNGMGGAQVQPGGGLDGIANRILAAGGTFRLESPLGGPTSLEVNVPCAS
- a CDS encoding DUF3566 domain-containing protein, giving the protein MSTVADKLAKKSTRKTGGKQVRLRLVYVDFWSAVKLSFLGAVALAIVTMVSFFLIYLVLQATNVISQADEFVGTITSDSVRISEVAGLPQVMAFAAVVSILNLIVFTVLGAVVAGIYNVAVKVTGGLLVGFTSN